One Bombus pyrosoma isolate SC7728 linkage group LG7, ASM1482585v1, whole genome shotgun sequence genomic window carries:
- the LOC122569309 gene encoding myosin-10-like isoform X3 → MHHMYSSKKGDPLCPLGFHPQVRWPTRCKRCFRDYKEHGGKKDSLKDITASSPSLSYEQSSGRSAENGKRGWSSATNLAKDDFRASTESSCAAAGWTSLMDLSAIDNEERLEDRRPTKLQIKEVIDNSNESASENDVEFIIQVKKSKTGSSKSSEKNGERRMASEEWTEKSEVEQLRLQVRELQARCERAEKEKSEILMRRLATMETISSKAAPNEVQKLQKKNEALTQEKNSLLTKIRDLEKEVNSKTFRGERDREKDELRSKLKAAENLCESLMDDNEDMKKEIRQLEEEIYELQDTFRDEQADEHVRLRKSLEQSNKNCRILSFKLRKVERKVEELETEKATLEKKYEEVKKVEETLQKVKGEFQSRPLKKATEFTTKVQLKKMVEEMEKEIGDMMTVFTNISDGKEVNIQDMKIKDNHGKYDKLLKEHELLKEKLDSVMKELLDEKEKKKFSTKVEEKNMDLQNIKKKLEEAVTLRENERKTWDQEKTALLEEKEKLKSKLLSLSAEKLKVYNETVQLKKDLETVKTSENEGAKLEKTINDLKKELLMEKDKSKKLQDDLSGYTERESKMKQSMTSAEQTKTKLDTELKRLKKELENTKTSNSTKINDLTREVSELKKEKEKLLSQVDQEKESKESEVATLKKKISALEKTGLNTKRMNELRQTYNEKILMAYILDLENELKKGQLEYDNLNDKYKELTNLKKQFDLDNESLNSKLREQNIELIGIRRELESMRQSMKMKESEWRSERSALENRIRESELPNKALITDLNNDISNLKKENNTLVTRLEDLRKANDDLSDKLKDYEAVSKIHQALTPDTTALESEIRKLKNALENMEKAKKADLAQCKMRYEHRITAINDEIQAIQNQLSRYKRERDTYKHMLEGAQKTIAELKSARGRQSNASSGKSDEEEEISGASKLVLETQINSLEDELSEARLEASRLKAELVSEKSASHVKVSELQSRINELEEEKVLTSGRTKIPGLKVRMELAWQKEREEHQRLLQETATLARDLRQTLFEIERERSKERLENKRRQDQLKKVYDEEKEESKKKLLELQCDLLELRDAHAKLRTSNEKMRREKERHEKEREELKDVIMKKCKQEQVELRNLNVLMQQVNDLMKLFPELNGIAENGTSNTYTPTPPRRLKGPKSRESSPLSDSRSDIRGSNSQFVERTEKLEYTVKKLMDVAKELKESKKSTDEVNTTRLKKLGKRSTSVESDPGKGITTSRSKPRLKRKSLSLEQTSARNEESRIWGTDSNMSSLQSLESSDAEGRAQSLQRDSSVDSRFSTGSTKSEMLEREKKHSKGIIKKITTKLTKSASVDDPNISMDLSLQTSESETSINEKTEKKNLKKKLTDMFKRGSRSGSVEKKISSTNHSRPTSRNSTTSNK, encoded by the exons ATCTGCCGAGAATGGAAAACGTGGTTGGTCTTCAGCGACAAATTTGGCAAAGGATGACTTTAGAGCAAGCACAGAGTCATCGTGCGCAGCAGCTGGTTGGACTTCGCTCATGGATCTTTCTGCTATCGACAACGAAGAGAGATTGGAAG ATAGGAGGCCAACTAAGTTACAAATTAAGGAGGTTATAGATAACAGCAATGAGAGCGCTTCAGAAAATGACGTCGAGTTCATAATCCAG GTGAAGAAGTCGAAGACTGGTTCTTCGAAAAGCAGCGAAAAAAATGGAGAACGACGAATGGCAAGCGAAGAATGGACGGAAAAA aGCGAGGTAGAACAGTTAAGGCTACAAGTAAGAGAACTGCAAGCACGATGCGAGAGGGCGGAAAAGGAGAAGAGCGAGATCCTGATGAGGCGATTAGCAACTATGGAAACCATATCGAGTAAAGCTGCACCGAATGAAGTACAGAAATTACAGAAGAAGAATGAAG cGCTCACGCAAGAAAAGAACAGTTTATTGACCAAGATAAGAGATCTGGAGAAAGAAGTGAACTCGAAAACGTTTAGAGGAGAACGAGACCGGGAAAAGGATGAGCTACGTTCGAAATTGAAGGCAGCAGAGAATTTATGCGAGAGTCTGATGGACGACAACGAAGATATGAAGAAAGAGATACGGCAATTGGAGGAAGAGATATACGAACTACAAGATACGTTTAG GGATGAGCAAGCGGACGAGCACGTTCGTTTACGAAAAAGTTTGGAACAGTCGAATAAGAATTGTCGAATCTTGTCGTTTAAACTGAGGAAAGTTGAACGGAAGGTGGAAGAACTAGAAACTGAGAAAGCTACTCtggaaaagaaatacgaagaG gtGAAGAAAGTTGAAGAAACGTTGCAAAAGGTTAAAGGAGAATTTCAAAGCAGGCCTCTGAAAAAGGCGACTGAATTTACAACTAAAGTACAATTGAAGAAGATGGtggaagaaatggaaaaagaaatag GAGATATGATGACTGTCTTCACGAATATTTCTGATGGCAAAGAGGTGAACATTCAGGACATGAAAATCAAGGATAACCACGGGAAATACGACAAACTCTTAAAGGAGCATGAATTACTTAAGGAAAAGCTCGATTCTGTTATGAAAGAGTTGTTagatgagaaagaaaagaagaaattcagTACTAAAGTCGAGGAAAAAAATATGGATTTGCAAAACA taaaaaagaaattggagGAGGCAGTAACATtgagagaaaatgaaagaaagacatGGGACCAAGAGAAGACAGCACTGCtcgaggagaaagagaagctaAAATCGAAGCTTCTCTCTTTATCCGCGGAGAAACTTAAAGTGTATAACGAAACTGTACAATTGAAAAAGGATCTAG AAACAGTTAAGACATCAGAGAACGAAGGTGCAAAGTTGGagaaaacgataaacgatttgaagaaagaattgcttatggaaaaagataaatcgaaGAAGCTACAAGATGATTTGTCAGGATATACGGAACGGGaatcgaaaatgaaacaatcaaTGACATCA GCTGAACAAACAAAGACTAAGCTCGATACTGAGTTAAAACGCTTGAAGAAGGAATTAGAAAACACAAAAACCTCCAATTCCACGAAAATAAATGATCTGACTAGGGAGGTTTCggaattaaagaaagaaaaggaaaaattgttatctCAAGTCGACCAAGAGAAAGAATCAAAGGAGAGTGAAGTAGCTACCTTGAAAAAGAAGATCAGTGCATTGGAGAAAACAGGATTGAACACGAAACGAATGAATGAATTGAGGCAGACATACAATGAAAAGATTCTGA TGGcctatattttagatttggaGAACGAACTCAAGAAAGGACAACTGGAATATGATAATTTGAATGACAAATACAAGGAATTGACGAATTTGAAAAAGCAATTCGATTTGGATAATGAGTCGCTTAATAG CAAATTACGAGAACAAAATATAGAGCTGATAGGTATTCGTAGAGAATTGGAATCAATGCGACAGtcaatgaaaatgaaagaaagcgAATGGCGATCAGAGAGATCAGCTCTAGAA aATCGTATACGAGAGAGTGAGCTGCCAAACAAAGCATTGATAACAGATTTGAATAATGACAtaagcaatttgaaaaaagaaaacaatacaTTAGTAACGCGATTAGAAGATTTAAGAAAAGCG AACGACGACCTTTCTGACAAACTAAAGGACTATGAAGCAGTATCAAAGATCCATCAAGCTCTTACACCAGACACAACAGCTTTGGAGTCGGAGatacgaaaattgaaaaacgcCCTTGAAAACATGGAGAAAGCGAAGAAAGCTGATTTAGCTCAATGTAAAATGCGTTATGAGCATAGAATCACTGCTATCAACGATGAAATTCAAGCTATTCAAAATCAATTGTCTAGGTACAAACGCGAGCGTGatacatataaacatatgTTAGAAGGTGCTCAAAAAACTATCGCAGAATTAAAGTCTGCTAGAGGTAGACAGTCGAACGCATCTTCTGGGAAATCTGACGAG gAAGAGGAAATATCTGGTGCCAGTAAATTGGTTCTAGAAACGCAGATTAATAGCTTGGAAGACGAGCTTTCTGAAGCGAGATTAGAAGCATCCAGATTGAAAGCTGAATTGGTATCCGAAAAGTCAGCGAGTCATGTTAAAGTATCTGAACTGCAGTCGCGAATTAACGAG ctcgaagaagaaaaagtgcTCACTAGTGGTAGAACGAAGATTCCAGGACTGAAAGTTCGCATGGAGTTAGCGtggcaaaaagaaagagaagagcaTCAGAGATTATTGCAAGAGACCGCTACACTGGCGAGGGATTTGCGACAAACTCTATTCGAA aTTGAAAGAGAACGTTCCAAGGAAAGGCTGGAGAATAAGAGACGGCAAGATCAATTGAAAAAGGTGTacgacgaagagaaagaagaaagcaagAAGAAATTGTTAGAG ttACAATGCGATTTGCTCGAATTAAGGGACGCTCACGCAAAATTAAGGACCAGTAACGAGAAAATGAGACGCGAAAAGGAACGTCacgagaaggagagagaagagCTCAAAGATGTAATAATGAAGAAATGTAAACAAGAACAGGTTGAATTGCGAAATCTGAATGTATTGATGCAACAGGTCAATGACTTGATGAAACTTTTCCCCGAATTGAACGGTATAGCAGAAAATGGAACTTCAAATACTTATACACCGACTCCACCAAGACGATTAaag GGACCAAAATCGAGGGAATCATCACCACTGTCGGATTCGAGAAGCGATATAAGag gTTCAAATTCTCAATTTGTTGAGAGAACAGAAAAATTAGAGTATaccgttaaaaaattaatggatGTGGCAAAAGAACtgaaagaatcgaagaaatctACGGACGAAGTAAATACAACACGATTGAAGAAACTTGGCAAAAG gTCAACATCCGTGGAAAGTGACCCGGGGAAAGGTATAACAACATCTCGTTCGAAACCACGTTTGAAGAGAAAGAGTTTATCTTTAGAACAGACATCGGCACGAAATGAAGAA TCACGCATTTGGGGCACTGATAGCAACATGTCCAGTTTGCAATCATTAGAAAGTTCAGATGCTGAAGGACGAGCACAAAGTTTGCAGAGAGATTCCAGTGTTGACAG TCGCTTCTCTACTGGTTCTACTAAAAGCGAAATGTTAGAGCGAGAAAAAAAGCATAGTAaaggtataataaaaaagattacaaCTAAATTGACTAAATCAGCCAGTGTGGATGatccaaatatttctatgGACCTTTCTCTTCAA ACATCAGAATCTGAAACAAGCATCAATGAGAAgactgaaaagaaaaatctaaagaaaaaattaacagaCATGTTCAAAAGAGGATCAAGAAGCGGCAG TGTAGAGAAGAAGATAAGTTCTACGAATCATAGTAGGCCAACATCGAGAAACTCCACAACATCGAACAAATAA
- the LOC122569309 gene encoding myosin-10-like isoform X1, translating into MLVLDHSKKATVRVKVFQEDDLATSSIIELCADYRRCEGYEADPRGCLRTSQCQWLSAFWRDQRSRSWSYTSRQKADNHWPARRSAENGKRGWSSATNLAKDDFRASTESSCAAAGWTSLMDLSAIDNEERLEDRRPTKLQIKEVIDNSNESASENDVEFIIQVKKSKTGSSKSSEKNGERRMASEEWTEKSEVEQLRLQVRELQARCERAEKEKSEILMRRLATMETISSKAAPNEVQKLQKKNEALTQEKNSLLTKIRDLEKEVNSKTFRGERDREKDELRSKLKAAENLCESLMDDNEDMKKEIRQLEEEIYELQDTFRDEQADEHVRLRKSLEQSNKNCRILSFKLRKVERKVEELETEKATLEKKYEEVKKVEETLQKVKGEFQSRPLKKATEFTTKVQLKKMVEEMEKEIGDMMTVFTNISDGKEVNIQDMKIKDNHGKYDKLLKEHELLKEKLDSVMKELLDEKEKKKFSTKVEEKNMDLQNIKKKLEEAVTLRENERKTWDQEKTALLEEKEKLKSKLLSLSAEKLKVYNETVQLKKDLETVKTSENEGAKLEKTINDLKKELLMEKDKSKKLQDDLSGYTERESKMKQSMTSAEQTKTKLDTELKRLKKELENTKTSNSTKINDLTREVSELKKEKEKLLSQVDQEKESKESEVATLKKKISALEKTGLNTKRMNELRQTYNEKILMAYILDLENELKKGQLEYDNLNDKYKELTNLKKQFDLDNESLNSKLREQNIELIGIRRELESMRQSMKMKESEWRSERSALENRIRESELPNKALITDLNNDISNLKKENNTLVTRLEDLRKANDDLSDKLKDYEAVSKIHQALTPDTTALESEIRKLKNALENMEKAKKADLAQCKMRYEHRITAINDEIQAIQNQLSRYKRERDTYKHMLEGAQKTIAELKSARGRQSNASSGKSDEEEEISGASKLVLETQINSLEDELSEARLEASRLKAELVSEKSASHVKVSELQSRINELEEEKVLTSGRTKIPGLKVRMELAWQKEREEHQRLLQETATLARDLRQTLFEIERERSKERLENKRRQDQLKKVYDEEKEESKKKLLELQCDLLELRDAHAKLRTSNEKMRREKERHEKEREELKDVIMKKCKQEQVELRNLNVLMQQVNDLMKLFPELNGIAENGTSNTYTPTPPRRLKGPKSRESSPLSDSRSDIRGSNSQFVERTEKLEYTVKKLMDVAKELKESKKSTDEVNTTRLKKLGKRSTSVESDPGKGITTSRSKPRLKRKSLSLEQTSARNEESRIWGTDSNMSSLQSLESSDAEGRAQSLQRDSSVDSRFSTGSTKSEMLEREKKHSKGIIKKITTKLTKSASVDDPNISMDLSLQTSESETSINEKTEKKNLKKKLTDMFKRGSRSGSVEKKISSTNHSRPTSRNSTTSNK; encoded by the exons TGACTTGGCGACAAGCTCGATTATAGAGCTATGTGCAGACTACAGACGATGCGAGGGCTATGAGGCAGATCCACGAGGTTGCCTCCGGACGAGCCAATGCCAATGGTTGTCGGCTTTTTGGCGAGATCAAAG GAGCCGGAGCTGGAGCTACACATCTCGCCAAAAAGCTGACAATCACTGGCCCGCCCGGAG ATCTGCCGAGAATGGAAAACGTGGTTGGTCTTCAGCGACAAATTTGGCAAAGGATGACTTTAGAGCAAGCACAGAGTCATCGTGCGCAGCAGCTGGTTGGACTTCGCTCATGGATCTTTCTGCTATCGACAACGAAGAGAGATTGGAAG ATAGGAGGCCAACTAAGTTACAAATTAAGGAGGTTATAGATAACAGCAATGAGAGCGCTTCAGAAAATGACGTCGAGTTCATAATCCAG GTGAAGAAGTCGAAGACTGGTTCTTCGAAAAGCAGCGAAAAAAATGGAGAACGACGAATGGCAAGCGAAGAATGGACGGAAAAA aGCGAGGTAGAACAGTTAAGGCTACAAGTAAGAGAACTGCAAGCACGATGCGAGAGGGCGGAAAAGGAGAAGAGCGAGATCCTGATGAGGCGATTAGCAACTATGGAAACCATATCGAGTAAAGCTGCACCGAATGAAGTACAGAAATTACAGAAGAAGAATGAAG cGCTCACGCAAGAAAAGAACAGTTTATTGACCAAGATAAGAGATCTGGAGAAAGAAGTGAACTCGAAAACGTTTAGAGGAGAACGAGACCGGGAAAAGGATGAGCTACGTTCGAAATTGAAGGCAGCAGAGAATTTATGCGAGAGTCTGATGGACGACAACGAAGATATGAAGAAAGAGATACGGCAATTGGAGGAAGAGATATACGAACTACAAGATACGTTTAG GGATGAGCAAGCGGACGAGCACGTTCGTTTACGAAAAAGTTTGGAACAGTCGAATAAGAATTGTCGAATCTTGTCGTTTAAACTGAGGAAAGTTGAACGGAAGGTGGAAGAACTAGAAACTGAGAAAGCTACTCtggaaaagaaatacgaagaG gtGAAGAAAGTTGAAGAAACGTTGCAAAAGGTTAAAGGAGAATTTCAAAGCAGGCCTCTGAAAAAGGCGACTGAATTTACAACTAAAGTACAATTGAAGAAGATGGtggaagaaatggaaaaagaaatag GAGATATGATGACTGTCTTCACGAATATTTCTGATGGCAAAGAGGTGAACATTCAGGACATGAAAATCAAGGATAACCACGGGAAATACGACAAACTCTTAAAGGAGCATGAATTACTTAAGGAAAAGCTCGATTCTGTTATGAAAGAGTTGTTagatgagaaagaaaagaagaaattcagTACTAAAGTCGAGGAAAAAAATATGGATTTGCAAAACA taaaaaagaaattggagGAGGCAGTAACATtgagagaaaatgaaagaaagacatGGGACCAAGAGAAGACAGCACTGCtcgaggagaaagagaagctaAAATCGAAGCTTCTCTCTTTATCCGCGGAGAAACTTAAAGTGTATAACGAAACTGTACAATTGAAAAAGGATCTAG AAACAGTTAAGACATCAGAGAACGAAGGTGCAAAGTTGGagaaaacgataaacgatttgaagaaagaattgcttatggaaaaagataaatcgaaGAAGCTACAAGATGATTTGTCAGGATATACGGAACGGGaatcgaaaatgaaacaatcaaTGACATCA GCTGAACAAACAAAGACTAAGCTCGATACTGAGTTAAAACGCTTGAAGAAGGAATTAGAAAACACAAAAACCTCCAATTCCACGAAAATAAATGATCTGACTAGGGAGGTTTCggaattaaagaaagaaaaggaaaaattgttatctCAAGTCGACCAAGAGAAAGAATCAAAGGAGAGTGAAGTAGCTACCTTGAAAAAGAAGATCAGTGCATTGGAGAAAACAGGATTGAACACGAAACGAATGAATGAATTGAGGCAGACATACAATGAAAAGATTCTGA TGGcctatattttagatttggaGAACGAACTCAAGAAAGGACAACTGGAATATGATAATTTGAATGACAAATACAAGGAATTGACGAATTTGAAAAAGCAATTCGATTTGGATAATGAGTCGCTTAATAG CAAATTACGAGAACAAAATATAGAGCTGATAGGTATTCGTAGAGAATTGGAATCAATGCGACAGtcaatgaaaatgaaagaaagcgAATGGCGATCAGAGAGATCAGCTCTAGAA aATCGTATACGAGAGAGTGAGCTGCCAAACAAAGCATTGATAACAGATTTGAATAATGACAtaagcaatttgaaaaaagaaaacaatacaTTAGTAACGCGATTAGAAGATTTAAGAAAAGCG AACGACGACCTTTCTGACAAACTAAAGGACTATGAAGCAGTATCAAAGATCCATCAAGCTCTTACACCAGACACAACAGCTTTGGAGTCGGAGatacgaaaattgaaaaacgcCCTTGAAAACATGGAGAAAGCGAAGAAAGCTGATTTAGCTCAATGTAAAATGCGTTATGAGCATAGAATCACTGCTATCAACGATGAAATTCAAGCTATTCAAAATCAATTGTCTAGGTACAAACGCGAGCGTGatacatataaacatatgTTAGAAGGTGCTCAAAAAACTATCGCAGAATTAAAGTCTGCTAGAGGTAGACAGTCGAACGCATCTTCTGGGAAATCTGACGAG gAAGAGGAAATATCTGGTGCCAGTAAATTGGTTCTAGAAACGCAGATTAATAGCTTGGAAGACGAGCTTTCTGAAGCGAGATTAGAAGCATCCAGATTGAAAGCTGAATTGGTATCCGAAAAGTCAGCGAGTCATGTTAAAGTATCTGAACTGCAGTCGCGAATTAACGAG ctcgaagaagaaaaagtgcTCACTAGTGGTAGAACGAAGATTCCAGGACTGAAAGTTCGCATGGAGTTAGCGtggcaaaaagaaagagaagagcaTCAGAGATTATTGCAAGAGACCGCTACACTGGCGAGGGATTTGCGACAAACTCTATTCGAA aTTGAAAGAGAACGTTCCAAGGAAAGGCTGGAGAATAAGAGACGGCAAGATCAATTGAAAAAGGTGTacgacgaagagaaagaagaaagcaagAAGAAATTGTTAGAG ttACAATGCGATTTGCTCGAATTAAGGGACGCTCACGCAAAATTAAGGACCAGTAACGAGAAAATGAGACGCGAAAAGGAACGTCacgagaaggagagagaagagCTCAAAGATGTAATAATGAAGAAATGTAAACAAGAACAGGTTGAATTGCGAAATCTGAATGTATTGATGCAACAGGTCAATGACTTGATGAAACTTTTCCCCGAATTGAACGGTATAGCAGAAAATGGAACTTCAAATACTTATACACCGACTCCACCAAGACGATTAaag GGACCAAAATCGAGGGAATCATCACCACTGTCGGATTCGAGAAGCGATATAAGag gTTCAAATTCTCAATTTGTTGAGAGAACAGAAAAATTAGAGTATaccgttaaaaaattaatggatGTGGCAAAAGAACtgaaagaatcgaagaaatctACGGACGAAGTAAATACAACACGATTGAAGAAACTTGGCAAAAG gTCAACATCCGTGGAAAGTGACCCGGGGAAAGGTATAACAACATCTCGTTCGAAACCACGTTTGAAGAGAAAGAGTTTATCTTTAGAACAGACATCGGCACGAAATGAAGAA TCACGCATTTGGGGCACTGATAGCAACATGTCCAGTTTGCAATCATTAGAAAGTTCAGATGCTGAAGGACGAGCACAAAGTTTGCAGAGAGATTCCAGTGTTGACAG TCGCTTCTCTACTGGTTCTACTAAAAGCGAAATGTTAGAGCGAGAAAAAAAGCATAGTAaaggtataataaaaaagattacaaCTAAATTGACTAAATCAGCCAGTGTGGATGatccaaatatttctatgGACCTTTCTCTTCAA ACATCAGAATCTGAAACAAGCATCAATGAGAAgactgaaaagaaaaatctaaagaaaaaattaacagaCATGTTCAAAAGAGGATCAAGAAGCGGCAG TGTAGAGAAGAAGATAAGTTCTACGAATCATAGTAGGCCAACATCGAGAAACTCCACAACATCGAACAAATAA